From a single Xyrauchen texanus isolate HMW12.3.18 chromosome 26, RBS_HiC_50CHRs, whole genome shotgun sequence genomic region:
- the LOC127619641 gene encoding zinc finger protein 40-like isoform X3 — translation MEPDFNTLAERKNSSPIGYLGKSVSIPVTYSDYAVAMPAVNYNVQSKSAILPPFSTAKQQFYSSVASTGQHTMQQYINMSGHHQQDKPGFQKSYSLGPSFTLSHGPVPSGSTGLPQSQPPVVQTCQSLSATVPNSIQVPVTPGFNPVQMTTVVNFGMSQVPDISAKEQKPKKQGKYVCEYCKRACAKPSVLLKHIRSHTGERPYPCVTCGFSFKTKSNLYKHKKSHAHAIKLGLVKDSGSGSLSQESDKGLATHSDAEDSGDSDEEGSTADLDPESSQSSLTALSESSLQSAGMVPGSQGESEHLVVFETLKPFATQRGCEPKVTAALPKVVVHPVNVSPLRADSPRVIDSAPEHATAQRQRDFLPANLRSSVMVLSSLKEVDCTSTLQDSVSEDEDQHCKSSLGGSHAQLQRQQATDYSQQPQGKCLLSPRSLGSTDSGYFSRSESADQAMSPPSPFVKVTPPAETDITKTPQVPPSPIMETVMHVAPVEKPQFSPRQMRPPLEAKALSLEERISKLISDNEAVVDDKQLDSVKPRRTSLSRRGSIDSPKSYIFKDSFQFDLKPPVRRSSSNSDIPKSPFTPTDKSKPVFLLSVPPQYPAMDSLPLTRSNSMPTTPGQSALFPNVTPQPHPLRICHSFDDKISSLNDDVFSSAPSTPNPRTLVRQIAVEDLSTNDGRILISVHSMDESHHGPSITHELRSKSFEHATERSRKPQQSKGTMYECETCRNRYRKLENFENHKKFYCSELHGPKNKPMHAREIEPEVFGRGIQQPLLNRNAIIPGIVEQPVMVRKRRKIKSVGDDDDQSPTEITPPCSRSFDSCQISTSSLGRPYTHQTQSISNSAIIGQIQIIGRVAEPQESRLSPIREAQISTPNKERGDLQRQGSGTSVIRHTNSLSRPNSFETLESIDRSSPVDHGEKEVKSSTKVHTEAAGSLSSQSYHDRMSTPKCSSQGMEHHGKQTFASASHSCTPAQQSRLVRQNNIQVPEILVTEEPDRDHESQVVEPSEKPIENFNWPQRSESLSKLPTEKLPPKKKRIRLAQMEHSSGESSFESSLSRSLSRDSSLSRCSSISASFDRDDPPRSDSPSRSESIGKPPEVQGLPVANNTLGVPGMMRRATSEQVSCTQPSVEISCDYRSKSFDYSSMSPSRPLSPIMQMTMPKTTQCPPATQVPLIERRRGPLVRQMSLKIAPDPQLAGKQTVSIQRGPFINESSGSQPKTINVNTSTRVQSFILHSGEASVQKNDQIVQSINLGSQIKQPQVYGLPHPWHQTSRVAACQVQPVVHMVADQKDIQKSSDENSKKSFVPKYQLHCSVLKTGQTYTLAGVQGTQITLPVTTIPVANEIKVSQSNDCMQNVYVAQPGYHTVINKPPTVLPVGSQGDTASQITPVSTPVPQILITHEHTLAPTSVASKVSFPKMHFVNSESKIGPGIQTHRQPGSFAVQMKNNTSDQIQTAEQSILSLGSLHCTQKLASVNLCPQEATASSKRMLSPANSLDIAMEKTQKRAKDEHGAACLTDGRSLNYLNSKMSEITRQRKLMLVRQVCTTEPVDSPIETDAPEQLPETSQAGNNTQTQVPQTASPEINQQEMKSITPSTTVQSFQGSAKSSSPVLQSYTIPENTSLKPQEKRDECRWSPSKSPLRPTIFQGQVKLASSVSVVNTRYSHRLSFPSLKTATSFTWCFLMKRKSLHIQQTDQRISAYSAWVVNPNNPNPLGLPTKVVMSLFDSKQTSKKIHYTQAKTTTLKSDILTYSGKLKDILPKVLIQQRAIPTENSGKMKPETQTINEPDRESKSEPQRVKIFDGGYKSNEEYVYVRGRGRGKYICEECGIRCKKPSMLRKHIRTHSDIRPFHCMHCNFSFKTKGNLTKHMKSKAHSKKCMEMGVAVGIIEDQDTEDSGDRGRAGSADRQDSDGDDSDGPDDEDNDGEEDEEDSQAESGLSATPSVSASPQHFPANQADMAPSSLLAQMSISLNPTSAPQPLLPTASDYQSSDTESVAMTSPISLVRQMSISASCSSPSPSPTSFTYHPVPASVSHASDTDSVHMMSPVSPCRVMSIDYPDFDVPPSPPVSGKGAKLGQQDGVSSTFSQPTSECNANVDRGTQTSSDPLQGPLHFPNTGPIHEPRIGATTHLFSHLPLHSQQPLRSPYSMVPVGGIQLVPAGLAAYSTFVPIQAGPLQLTIPALSVIHRQSSSPLPAPNTSPRPEGAPTQPLVVQEPVSSVLPCFPLGQVAGLQTLGAPQTSLQPVETLSMVGLANSNQLVPQRGLPLNATLGVQVLAASPTPQSSTASPAQITGLQIVNIALPALIPSLNPLSALSPLSATQDKPQSLEGVASAPAQVAESPQAPTPSASPPTANLRDVPTNTKPSTEVNQVSQCSPSTVSVDTDVVEKTTVMVQTPKTPQQLSSSSSSSTNEKGSGVPHKAISGGDIEVKLWQPVTRQPVTDDYNEASSDDEDRLVIAT, via the exons ATGGAACCAGATTTCAACACACTGGCGGAAAGGAAGAACAGTAGTCCAATAGGATATCTTGGAAAATCAGTTTCCATTCCTGTCACTTATTCTGACTATGCTGTGGCTATGCCTGCTGTAAATTATAATGTCCAGTCAAAATCTGCAATTTTGCCGCCATTCAGCACAGCAAAACAACAGTTCTACAGCAGTGTTGCATCAACAGGTCAACACACAATGCAGCAGTATATTAACATGTCAGGACATCATCAGCAGGACAAACCAGGATTCCAGAAAAGCTACAGTCTTGGCCCTTCATTTACCTTGAGTCATGGACCTGTTCCTTCTGGTTCTACTGGTTTACCTCAAAGCCAGCCTCCTGTTGTACAAACATGTCAGTCTCTGTCAGCCACAGTTCCTAATTCAATTCAAGTCCCTGTCACACCAGGTTTCAACCCTGTTCAGATGACAACTGTTGTAAACTTCGGCATGAGTCAGGTTCCAGATATCTCAGCTAAAGAGCAAAAACCGAAAAAGCAAGGCAAGTATGTCTGTGAATACTGCAAAAGAGCTTGTGCCAAGCCAAGTGTGCTTCTAAAACACATACGGTCCCACACAGGAGAAAGACCATACCCATGTGTTACATGTGGCTTTTCATTTAAGACAAAGAGCAACTTATACAAACATAAGAAGTCTCACGCACATGCCATCAAATTAGGTCTTGTGAAAGATTCCGGAAGTGGATCTCTCTCTCAAGAGTCTGACAAAGGCCTCGCCACACATTCTGATGCAGAGGACAGTGGAGACAGTGATGAGGAGGGAAGCACAGCTGACTTAGACCCAGAATCTTCACAGAGCAGCCTAACAGCTTTATCTGAGAGCAGTTTACAGAGTGCAGGCATGGTACCAGGCAGCCAAGGGGAGTCTGAGCATTTGGTGGTGTTTGAAACTCTGAAACCATTTGCCACTCAGAGGGGATGTGAGCCTAAAGTCACTGCTGCTCTCCCTAAAGTGGTTGTCCACCCAGTTAATGTTTCTCCATTGCGGGCAGACAGCCCTAGAGTGATAGATTCTGCACCTGAACATGCCACAGCCCAGAGGCAAAGGGATTTCCTGCCAGCAAACCTAAGGTCCAGTGTAATGGTTCTATCCTCACTGAAAGAAGTAGATTGCACAAGTACCCTACAAGACTCAGTTAGTGAAGATGAGGATCAGCATTGTAAATCATCTCTCGGAGGCAGCCATGCCCAGCTACAGAGGCAACAAGCAACTGATTACTCTCAACAGCCACAAGGCAAGTGTCTGCTTAGTCCTCGGAGTCTCGGAAGCACTGACTCTGGCTACTTTTCACGTTCTGAGAGTGCAGATCAAGCGATGAGTCCCCCGAGTCCTTTTGTTAAGGTAACCCCACCAGCAGAAACTGACATTACAAAAACTCCACAAGTTCCTCCTTCCCCAATCATGGAAACTGTCATGCATGTAGCTCCTGTTGAGAAGCCTCAATTTTCCCCAAGACAAATGCGTCCTCCATTGGAAGCCAAAGCTTTGTCTCTTGAGGAGCGTATCTCAAAGCTGATCTCAGACAACGAAGCTGTTGTAGATGACAAGCAACTAGACAGTGTCAAACCCAGACGGACTTCCCTATCCCGGAGGGGTAGCATTGATTCCCCTAAATCTTACATATTTAAAGACTCTTTTCAGTTTGATCTAAAACCACCAGTAAGAAGATCAAGTTCCAACTCCGACATACCAAAATCTCCTTTCACACCTACAGACAAATCCAAGCCAGTTTTTCTCCTTTCTGTACCGCCTCAGTATCCAGCTATGGACTCTTTACCCCTTACAAGAAGTAATTCAATGCCTACAACACCTGGTCAGTCAGCTCTTTTCCCCAATGTAACACCTCAGCCCCACCCATTAAGAATTTGTCATTCATTTGATGACAAGATTAGCTCACTAAATGATGACGTGTTCTCTTCAGCTCCTTCTACTCCTAATCCTCGTACATTAGTCAGGCAGATTGCAGTTGAGGATTTATCCACAAATGATGGTCGCATTCTCATTTCTGTTCATTCCATGGATGAGAGTCATCATGGACCAAGTATTACACATGAGCTGCGAAGTAAGTCCTTTGAGCATGCTACTGAAAGAAGCCGAAAACCCCAACAGAGCAAAGGGACAATGTACGAATGTGAAACCTGCCGCAACCGCTACAGAAAACTGGAAAACTTTGAAAATCACAAGAAGTTTTATTGTTCTGAACTGCATGGTCCAAAGAACAAGCCTATGCATGCCAGAGAGATTGAACCAGAAGTGTTTGGGCGTGGCATTCAGCAGCCGCTGTTGAACAGAAATGCTATAATTCCAGGCATTGTAGAGCAACCAGTAATggtaagaaaaagaagaaaaattaaaagtgttggagatgatgatgacCAATCTCCAACTGAAATCACTCCTCCATGTTCAAGAAGTTTTGACTCTTGCCAAATATCTACAAGTTCATTAGGGCGACCATATACCCATCAAACCCAGTCTATAAGTAACTCTGCTATTATAGGTCAAATACAAATCATAGGAAGAGTTGCTGAACCACAAGAGTCAAGACTATCTCCAATACGAGAGGCTCAGATAAGTACACCAAATAAAGAACGAGGAGACCTCCAGAGACAAGGAAGTGGAACTTCAGTCATTCGACATACCAACTCACTCAGCCGACCAAATTCTTTTGAAACATTGGAGTCTATTGACAGATCATCTCCAGTAGATCATGGGGAAAAGGAAGTAAAGAGCTCTACAAAAGTTCACACAGAGGCTGCAGGGAGTTTATCTTCACAAAGTTACCATGATAGAATGTCAACACCAAAATGTTCCAGCCAAGGAATGGAGCATCATGGTAAGCAAACATTTGCAAGTGCAAGTCATAGTTGCACACCTGCACAGCAATCGCGACTTGTGCGCCAGAACAACATTCAAGTCCCTGAAATCTTAGTAACAGAGGAGCCCGACAGAGATCATGAAAGTCAAGTTGTAGAACCATCAGAGAAACCTATAGAAAACTTCAACTGGCCTCAGAGGAGTGAGAGCTTGTCTAAGCTTCCAACAGAGAAACTGCCCCCAAAAAAGAAGCGCATAAGACTTGCTCAAATGGAACACTCCTCTGGTGAATCTAGCTTTGAGTCAAGTCTCTCTCGTAGCCTCAGTAGAGACAGTAGCTTGTCAAGGTGCTCTAGTATTTCAGCCTCTTTTGACAGAGATGATCCACCTAGATCAGATAGTCCATCCAGGTCAGAGAGTATTGGGAAGCCACCAGAGGTTCAAGGACTCCCTGTAGCAAACAACACTCTTGGAGTGCCAGGCATGATGAGACGAGCTACCTCTGAACAGGTCAGTTGCACTCAGCCATCAGTGGAAATTTCTTGTGATTACCGTAGCAAATCATTTGACTACAGCAGCATGTCACCTAGCAGGCCTCTATCACCAATAATGCAGATGACCATGCCAAAAACTACACAATGTCCTCCAGCTACCCAGGTGCCTCTCATTGAAAGAAGAAGAGGGCCTCTGGTACGTCAGATGTCCTTAAAGATTGCACCAGACCCTCAACTGGCTGGAAAACAGACTGTCTCCATTCAAAGAGGCCCCTTTATCAATGAATCTTCTGGGTCCCAACCTAAAACAATAAATGTGAATACGTCAACACGTGTTCAGTCTTTTATCCTGCATTCTGGAGAGGCCTCAGTACAGAAAAATGATCAAATTGTCCAAAGCATCAACCTTGGAAGCCAGATCAAACAACCCCAAGTATATGGCCTTCCGCATCCATGGCATCAGACCTCAAGGGTTGCGGCATGCCAGGTACAACCTGTGGTCCATATGGTGGCTGACCAGAAAGACATTCAAAAGAGTTCTGATGAGAACAGCAAGAAAAGCTTTGTCCCTAAATATCAACTGCATTGCTCAGTACTGAAAACAGGCCAAACATATACTTTAGCAGGTGTGCAAGGCACACAGATTACTTTGCCTGTGACTACAATACCAGTTGCTAATGAAATTAAGGTCTCACAGTCAAATGATTGCATGCAAAATGTATATGTAGCACAACCGGGTTATCACACTGTAATTAATAAGCCCCCAACTGTACTGCCAGTTGGTTCACAAGGTGATACAGCCTCTCAAATTACACCAGTTTCTACACCTGTCCCACAGATCCTTATCACCCATGAGCACACGTTAGCACCTACATCTGTGGCTTCTAAGGTCAGTTTCCCCAAAATGCATTTTGTGAACAGTGAGTCAAAGATTGGACCAGGCATACAAACTCACAGGCAACCTGGGTCTTTTGCTGTCCAGATGAAGAACAATACCTCTGACCAAATTCAAACTGCTGAGCAGAGCATACTATCCCTTGGTTCACTACATTGCACTCAAAAACTGGCTTCTGTAAATCTATGCCCACAAGAGGCCACTGCCTCAAGTAAGCGGATGCTCTCCCCTGCCAACAGCCTGGATATTGCTATGGAAAAGACACAGAAACGGGCTAAAGATGAGCATGGTGCTGCATGTCTCACTGATGGTAGATCTCTAAACTACTTAAATTCAAAGATGTCAGAAATTACCAGGCAGCGGAAATTAATGCTGGTCAGACAGGTCTGCACCACAGAGCCGGTAGACAGCCCAATTGAGACAGATGCCCCAGAACAATTGCCAGAGACTTCACAAGCAGGAAACAACACCCAAACACAAGTCCCTCAGACAGCATCGCCTGAGATTAACCAACAGGAGATGAAGAGTATAACACCTTCCACAACAGTACAGTCTTTTCAAGGTTCTGCCAAAAGTTCTTCACCTGTACTTCAAAGCTACACCATACCAGAGAATACATCACTGAAGCCACAAGAGAAACGTGATGAATGTCGTTGGTCTCCGTCAAAATCTCCTCTTAGGCCTACAATATTTCAGGGACAAGTAAAGTTAGCTTCCTCTGTGTCAGTCGTCAACACAAGATATAGTCATCGACTGTCTTTCCCCAGTCTGAAAACAGCTACTTCGTTTACCTGGTGTTTTCTCATGAAGAGGAAATCCCTCCACATTCAGCAGACAGACCAGAGGATCTCTGCCTACTCTGCTTGGGTAGTAAACCCCAACAATCCCAATCCACTGGGCCTTCCCACAAAAGTGGTGATGTCTTTGTTTGACTCAAAACAGACATCCAAGAAAATACACTACACCCAAGCTAAAACAACAACTTTGAAATCTGACATCTTGACCTACTCTGGAAAGTTGAAGGACATCTTGCCAAAA GTTTTGATTCAGCAAAGAGCTATACCAACTGAGAATAGTGGCAAAATGAAACCAGAGACTCAAACAATTAATGAGCCAGACAGAGAATCGAAATCGGAACCTCAACGAGTGAAGATTTTTGATGGAGG TTATAAATCAAATGAGGAGTATGTGTACGTTAGGGGGCGCGGAAGAGGAAAATACATCTGTGAGGAGTGTGGAATCCGCTGCAAGAAACCTAGCATGCTGCGTAAACACATTCGTACCCACTCTGACATCCGTCCATTTCATTGCATGCACTGCAACTTTTCCTTCAAGACTAAAG GGAACCTTACCAAGCACATGAAGTCCAAAGCCCATAGCAAGAAGTGTATGGAGATGGGAGTTGCTGTTGGCATTATTGAAGACCAGGATACAGAAGACTCAG GTGATCGAGGAAGAGCAGGAAGTGCTGACAGACAAGACTCGGATGGTGATGATTCCGATGGCCCAGATGATGAAGACAATGACGGggaggaagatgaggaggacAGCCAGGCAGAGTCTGGCCTCTCTGCAACACCTTCTGTTTCTGCAAGCCCACAGCATTTTCCTGCTAACCAGGCTGACATGGCTCCCAGCTCTCTGCTGGCCCAGATGTCCATCAGTCTGAACCCTACTTCTGCTCCCCAACCTCTGCTGCCTACTGCTTCTGACTACCAGAGCTCAGACACTGAGTCAGTGGCTATGACTAGCCCCATCTCGTTGGTCAGACAGATGTCAATCTCTGCTTCTTGTTCCAGCCCTAGCCCTAGTCCCACCTCTTTCACTTACCACCCTGTCCCTGCCTCAGTATCCCACGCCTCTGACACTGACTCTGTGCACATGATGAGCCCAGTGTCACCTTGCAGGGTGATGTCCATCGACTACCCAGACTTTGATGTTCCCCCTAGTCCCCCAGTGTCAGGCAAGGGTGCCAAGCTCGGCCAG CAGGATGGAGTATCCAGCACCTTTTCCCAGCCTACAAGTGAGTGCAATGCCAATGTTGACCGTGGTACCCAGACCTCTTCTGACCCTCTTCAAGGACCCTTGCACTTTCCAAACACAGGTCCAATTCATGAGCCAAGAATAGGGGCCACTACTCACCTCTTCAGTCACTTGCCCTTGCACTCCCAACAGCCTCTCCGCTCCCCGTACAGCATGGTTCCTGTGGGTGGCATCCAGCTTGTACCTGCCGGTTTGGCTGCCTACTCTACATTTGTACCCATTCAGGCCGGACCACTCCAGCTAACCATCCCAGCACTTAGCGTGATCCACAGGCAGTCCAGCAGCCCTCTCCCAGCCCCAAACACCTCGCCTCGGCCAGAGGGTGCCCCAACACAGCCACTGGTAGTCCAGGAGCCAGTCAGTAGTGTCCTGCCTTGTTTCCCTTTAGGCCAAGTGGCAGGACTCCAGACACTTGGTGCTCCTCAGACATCCTTGCAGCCTGTAGAGACCTTGAGCATGGTGGGTCTGGCAAACTCCAACCAACTGGTGCCTCAGCGGGGTCTGCCACTAAATGCCACCCTTGGTGTACAGGTGTTGGCAGCCAGCCCCACCCCTCAGAGCAGCACAGCTTCCCCCGCACAAATCACTGGCCTGCAGATTGTTAACATTGCCCTGCCGGCCCTCATACCATCCCTCAACCCCCTCTCAGCTCTCAGCCCACTTTCTGCAACCCAGGACAAGCCACAAAGTCTTGAGGGTGTAGCATCTGCACCAGCACAGGTTGCTGAATCACCACAAGCACCTACACCCTCAGCCAGTCCTCCAACTGCCAATTTAAGAGATGTTCCTACAAACACAAAGCCATCTACAGAGGTAAATCAAGTCTCTCAGTGCAGCCCTAGCACTGTATCTGTGGACACAGATGTTGTGGAGAAGACTACAGTTATGGTGCAGACACCAAAAACACCCCAACAACTTTCTTCTTCCTCCTCATCATCCACTAATGAGAAAGGCTCAGGTGTTCCACACAAGGCAATATCAGGTGGGGATATTGAAGTGAAACTATGGCAACCTGTCACCAGACAACCAGTGACTGATGACTACAATGAAGCCTCCAGTGATGATGAGGATAGACTTGTCATAGCTACCTGA